A region from the Melanotaenia boesemani isolate fMelBoe1 chromosome 11, fMelBoe1.pri, whole genome shotgun sequence genome encodes:
- the gpx8 gene encoding probable glutathione peroxidase 8, which produces MEALGGYPTKSSNPKAKKLRVLLSMTVCVGCLFLLQTQLLKPRKPKDFYSFEVKDAKGRTVSLEKYRGKASLVVNVASHCEQTEANYRSLQELHRELGTSHFNVLAFPCGQFGDTELGFSRDIEAFAKSTYDVTFPFFSKIKIMGTEAEPAFKFLTDSVQKTPKWNFWKFLVNPEGKVVRFWRTDESMESVRQEATALVREIILKKRVEL; this is translated from the exons ATGGAGGCACTAGGAGGTTATCCCACCAAGTCCTCCAACCCCAAAGCAAAAAAGTTAAGGGTGCTGCTGAGCATGACAGTCTGTGTGGGGTGTTTGTTCCTCCTGCAGACCCAGCTGCTGAAACCCAGAAAACCGAaggatttttattcttttgaggTGAAAGACGCGAAGGGGAGGACGGTTTCCCTGGAGAAGTATCGAGGCAAA GCATCGTTAGTTGTAAACGTGGCGAGTCACTGCGAGCAAACGGAGGCGAACTACAGGTCTCTGCAGGAGCTCCACAGGGAGCTGGGGACGTCTCACTTCAACGTCCTGGCCTTCCCGTGCGGACAGTTCGGGGACACTGAGCTCGGGTTTAGCAGAGACATCGAGGCGTTCGCCAAGTCCACCTACGACGTCACATTCCCCTTCTTTAGCAAGATCAAAATAATGGGCACAGAGGCTGAACCTGCCTTCAAGTTCCTCACAG attCGGTACAGAAAACCCCAAAGTGGAACTTCTGGAAGTTCCTGGTGAACCCAGAGGGGAAGGTGGTGCGTTTCTGGCGAACAGACGAGTCCATGGAAAGCGTCCGACAGGAGGCCACGGCGCTGGTGCGAGAAATCATCCTAAAGAAACGAGTGGAGCTATGA
- the LOC121649419 gene encoding multicilin isoform X2: MELMEMQRDRQRFGEVCLNQMGQHARRAAVSKTDKIPVPRSSSPVNVYVELPCIVDQAFSTIAWDDLEDCAIEVRQEKDSFGPQVNESHPDNHFFGDYTLDYLTETSHLHAQDGASWRCKAEWHGRTLGHSTVFNKQLQETYHRQQEELDSLEERNLHLRQLASRAKHLASVLEKLMTVRNPHAGEPGTPCGDSPSLGPCKRQRLDEGYETESSDSVEDMLRDISTRCNAVLLNSTTGPKQQQESETIRMYGAFSGLQMSTLSDRSVSVDGTETGDSVLSFKTSIREHSTIRTQAFPHGHAFTSRTQQGGYRFRWVPNYN, from the exons ATGGAACTGATGGAGATGCAAAGAGACAGACAAAGGTTTGGTGAAGTCTGCCTTAATCAAATGGGGCAACATGCAAGAAGAGCAGCTGTAAGCAAaacg GATAAAATCCCGGTGCCAAGAAGCAGCAGTCCGGTCAATGTGTACGTTGAACTCCCCTGCATTGTTGATCAAG CTTTTTCAACGATTGCATGGGATGATTTGGAGGACTGCGCAATAGAGGTGAGACAGGAGAAAGACTCGTTTGGTCCTCAG GTCAATGAATCTCATCCAGACAACCACTTCTTTGGAGATTATACACTGGATTATTTGACAG AAACAAGCCACCTGCATGCCCAGGATGGAGCTTCTTGGAGGTGCAAGGCAGAGTGGCATGGGAGGACACTGGGACATTCAACAGTTTTCAACAAACAG CTCCAAGAGACTTATCACAGACAACAGGAAGAGCTTGACTCCCTGGAAGAGAGGAACCTTCATCTCAGGCAGCTGGCCAGCAGAGCAAAGCACCTGGCCTCGGTGCTCGAA AAACTGATGACAGTCAGAAATCCACATGCAGGAGAACCAGGGACGCCCTGTGGTGATAGCCCCTCACTAGGTCCCTGTAAGCGGCAGCGACTGGATGAAGGCTATGAAACAGAATCTTCTGACTCAGTGGAGGACATGCTGAGGGACATCAGCACACGCTGCAATGCTGTCCTGCTCAACAGCACCACAggaccaaaacaacaacaagaatcAGAGACAATACGCATGTATGGTGCTTTCTCAGGTCTTCAGATGTCTACGCTCAGTGACAGGAGTGTGTCTGTTGATGGAACAGAGACTGGAGACAGTGTGTTGTCTTTCAAAACTTCTATCAGAGAACACAGCACCATAAGGACTCAGGCCTTTCCTCATGGACATGCTTTTACCTCAAGGACACAGCAAGGTGGATACCGCTTTCGCTGGGTTCCCAACTATAACTGA
- the LOC121649419 gene encoding multicilin isoform X1 yields MELMEMQRDRQRFGEVCLNQMGQHARRAAVSKTDKIPVPRSSSPVNVYVELPCIVDQAFSTIAWDDLEDCAIEVRQEKDSFGPQVNESHPDNHFFGDYTLDYLTDSTATLESSLSPVDLVPFQGCVIPPLTPQRDFSPQDSLVHSSTETSHLHAQDGASWRCKAEWHGRTLGHSTVFNKQLQETYHRQQEELDSLEERNLHLRQLASRAKHLASVLEKLMTVRNPHAGEPGTPCGDSPSLGPCKRQRLDEGYETESSDSVEDMLRDISTRCNAVLLNSTTGPKQQQESETIRMYGAFSGLQMSTLSDRSVSVDGTETGDSVLSFKTSIREHSTIRTQAFPHGHAFTSRTQQGGYRFRWVPNYN; encoded by the exons ATGGAACTGATGGAGATGCAAAGAGACAGACAAAGGTTTGGTGAAGTCTGCCTTAATCAAATGGGGCAACATGCAAGAAGAGCAGCTGTAAGCAAaacg GATAAAATCCCGGTGCCAAGAAGCAGCAGTCCGGTCAATGTGTACGTTGAACTCCCCTGCATTGTTGATCAAG CTTTTTCAACGATTGCATGGGATGATTTGGAGGACTGCGCAATAGAGGTGAGACAGGAGAAAGACTCGTTTGGTCCTCAG GTCAATGAATCTCATCCAGACAACCACTTCTTTGGAGATTATACACTGGATTATTTGACAG ATTCTACTGCCACACTGGAGAGCAGTCTGTCTCCAGTTGACCTGGTACCATTTCAGGGATGTGTCATACCACCCCTCACCCCTCAGAGGGACTTCTCTCCACAGGATAGTCTGGTTCATTCATCCACAGAAACAAGCCACCTGCATGCCCAGGATGGAGCTTCTTGGAGGTGCAAGGCAGAGTGGCATGGGAGGACACTGGGACATTCAACAGTTTTCAACAAACAG CTCCAAGAGACTTATCACAGACAACAGGAAGAGCTTGACTCCCTGGAAGAGAGGAACCTTCATCTCAGGCAGCTGGCCAGCAGAGCAAAGCACCTGGCCTCGGTGCTCGAA AAACTGATGACAGTCAGAAATCCACATGCAGGAGAACCAGGGACGCCCTGTGGTGATAGCCCCTCACTAGGTCCCTGTAAGCGGCAGCGACTGGATGAAGGCTATGAAACAGAATCTTCTGACTCAGTGGAGGACATGCTGAGGGACATCAGCACACGCTGCAATGCTGTCCTGCTCAACAGCACCACAggaccaaaacaacaacaagaatcAGAGACAATACGCATGTATGGTGCTTTCTCAGGTCTTCAGATGTCTACGCTCAGTGACAGGAGTGTGTCTGTTGATGGAACAGAGACTGGAGACAGTGTGTTGTCTTTCAAAACTTCTATCAGAGAACACAGCACCATAAGGACTCAGGCCTTTCCTCATGGACATGCTTTTACCTCAAGGACACAGCAAGGTGGATACCGCTTTCGCTGGGTTCCCAACTATAACTGA
- the LOC121649286 gene encoding cyclin-O, translating to MVSSFLKPECGSESVSKSKRISSARALPEGLTLFEQRQAARHTKQKLMSKLSDSGFEEDLVSSGTTCRFRKEVSHLGSNQLDFVGGQLSNWYLQYGDVGFQIQREQEEQFHTCKSLACQPQLTAEARCKLVSWLIPVHKHFHLSFECCCLTVNIMDRFLASTPVAADCFQLLGVTALLLASKQVEVCSPPVSQLLSLCCDAFTKEQLCNLECLILLRLNFRLAAPTLAFFLDYFISCIEVTQLVFEKNSSDRFSAKTRQCNNLAQKVCELTLADYTFNRYPPSLTASCALRLAIEMLKTEYGIAENAIFQSQVDKWDSFKDELYTQPISVQPCENPECSDSDSVAIKDHLLSINVVNFYSCNLVQECKDNLKLLVSLNQETLELM from the exons ATGGTGTCATCATTTCTGAAGCCTGAATGTGGTTCCGAATCTGTGTCCAAAAGTAAACGGATAAGCAGCGCGCGTGCTTTACCAGAAGGTCTCACACTTTTTGAACAGCGACAGGCAGCACGCCACACAAAGCAGAAGCTCATGTCCAAGTTGAGTGACTCTGGTTTCGAGGAAGATTTGGTATCCTCTGGGACTACATGTCGGTTTCGGAAAGAAGTGTCCCACCTCGGGTCAAACCAACTGGATTTTGTTGGAGGACAGTTGTCCAACTGGTACCTTCAGTATGGAGACGTTGGTTTCCAGATCCAAAGAGAGCAAGAGGAGCAGTTTCATACTTGCAAAAGTCTTGCATGCCAGCCACAA CTGACAGCAGAAGCACGGTGTAAACTGGTCAGCTGGCTCATCCCCGTCCACAAACATTTCCATTTGTCCTTTGAGTGCTGCTGCCTGACGGTGAACATCATGGACCGTTTCTTGGCATCTACTCCCGTCGCTGCTGACTGCTTCCAGCTCCTGGGTGTTACTGCGCTTCTTTTAGCCAGTAAACAG GTGGAGGTGTGCTCACCACCAGTCAGCCAGCTCTTGTCATTGTGCTGTGATGCTTTCACCAAGGAGCAGCTCTGCAACCTGGAGTGTCTCATCCTTCTCCGCCTCAACTTTCGCCTTGCTGCACCCACTCTGGCCTTTTTCCTGGACTATTTCATCAGTTGCATTGAGGTCACCCAGCTGGTATTTGAAAAGAATAGCAGTGACAGGTTTTCAGCAAAGACCAGGCAATGCAACAACCTTGCACAAAAAGTGTGTGAGTTGACTTTAGCAGATTATACTTTTAATAGATACCCACCATCTCTGACTGCTAGCTGTGCACTGAGACTAGCCATTGAGATGCTGAAAACAGAATATGGCATTGCTGAGAATGCAATCTTTCAGTCACAAGTAGACAAGTGGGACAGTTTCAAAGATGAACTATACACACAACCCATTTCTGTCCAACCATGCGAGAACCCTGAATGCTCTGACAGTGACTCTGTGGCAATAAAAGATCACCTGCTGTCTATAAATGTGGTGAATTTTTACAGCTGCAACCTGGTGCAGGAATGCAAAGACAATCTGAAGCTGTTGGTGTCACTGAACCAAGAGACACTGGAGTTGATGTGA